A region of the Sinorhizobium arboris LMG 14919 genome:
CACCGGCGGCGGGAAGGCGCCCATCTTGAATTCGGCCTGCGCGTTGAAGCCGGCGATTTCCCAGGAACCGGCCGGATAGATCGCCGCGCGGCCGAGCGTGAAGAGATTCTGGCTGTCCGGATAGGTCTGCGCCTCGAACCCGTCGCCGAGATAATCCTTCCACTTGGCGAGCACTCGGAAAGGCTCGACCCATGGCTCGTCGGTGAGCTTCTGCTCGCCCTTCAGCAGCGCCAGGCGGCCGTCCTCGCCCTTCCAGTAGTTCGGTCCGATGTTCTGGTAGCCCATGGTCGCGGCTTCCCAGAGATCCTTGGTGCCCATCGCCATCGGGATGTAATTGCCGTCCGCCTTGATCTTTTCAAGAATGGCGAAGAACTCTTCCTCGGTCGCCGGAACGGAGAGGCCGAGCTGGTCGAAGGCATCCTTGTTGTAGATGAAGCCGTGGATGACGGAAGCCATCGGTACGCAGAAGGTCGCCTTGCCGTCGTCGGTCGTCCAGGCGGACTTGGCGACGTCGGAGAAGTTCTCCATTCCGGCAAGTCCGGTCAGGTCGGCAAGATGCTTCTTGTTATAGAGCTCGAGCGAGGCGTCGAAGGGGCGGCAGGTGATGAGGTCGCCCGCAGAGCCTGCATCGAGCTTGGCGTTGAGCGCGGCGTTGTACTCGGTGGGGGCCGAGGGTGCGAATACCACCTTGATCCCCGGGTTCTTCGCCTCGAAGGCCGGGATCAGCTTTTCCTGCCAGATCGCCAGGTCGTCATTGCGCCAGCTTTCGATCGTCAGCGTTGCGTCCTGGGCTTGCGCAAGCCCGGCCGAGCCGAGAATGCTCGATGCGAGCAGCAAGCCTTTCATTGTTGTGCGGGTCATGCAGGTTCTCCCCATTAGGCGCGTGTCGCGCGGTTTTGAATTCCCAGTTTATCCTTCACGCCCCGACGATGGCGACCGCCCGGCGCAAATTTCGATCGGCGCGATCGAGCGCCTCCTCGGCATGGGCGAGATCCCTCGCTCCTGATGCGAGCAGGATCGCCAGCTTGACCGAGCCGCCGGCAAGGCCGAGCAGCCTGTCCCCCTCGGCGGCGCTGACGCCGGTAATGTCCGAGACGATCCGGATCGCCCGTCCGCGCAGCTTGGCATTGTCGGCACGCAGATTGACCATATGGCCGTCGAGCACGTGGCCGAGACGGATGCCGACCATGGTCGAGAACATGTTGAAGGCGATCTTCTGAGCCGTTCCGGCGCCCATGCGCGTCGAACCGGACACGACTTCCGGTGGTGTCTCGAGAAGGATGGAGACGTCGGCGTGCTCGAAAAGCGGTGCGCCGGCATTGTTGGCCATGCCGATGACGCTTGCGCCGTGCTTCCTGGCCTCGTCGGCAGCGGCGAGCGCATAGGGCGTTGAGCCGCTGGCGGAGGCCGAAATCAGACAGTCGCCGGTCCCGATGCCGGCGCTTCGCACATCGGCGCGCGCGAGCTCCATGTCGTCCTCATAGCCACCGGCAAGATCAGTGAGACTCG
Encoded here:
- a CDS encoding N-acetylmuramic acid 6-phosphate etherase, with the protein product MPSAKTEERHDNAKGLDVMRPELALRLLAAGQQEAARSVDQAIEPISAAADLAAGVLASGGRLAYAGAGSSGLMAMADALELPGTYGIAQERIVILIAGGAASLTDLAGGYEDDMELARADVRSAGIGTGDCLISASASGSTPYALAAADEARKHGASVIGMANNAGAPLFEHADVSILLETPPEVVSGSTRMGAGTAQKIAFNMFSTMVGIRLGHVLDGHMVNLRADNAKLRGRAIRIVSDITGVSAAEGDRLLGLAGGSVKLAILLASGARDLAHAEEALDRADRNLRRAVAIVGA
- a CDS encoding ABC transporter substrate-binding protein, translating into MTRTTMKGLLLASSILGSAGLAQAQDATLTIESWRNDDLAIWQEKLIPAFEAKNPGIKVVFAPSAPTEYNAALNAKLDAGSAGDLITCRPFDASLELYNKKHLADLTGLAGMENFSDVAKSAWTTDDGKATFCVPMASVIHGFIYNKDAFDQLGLSVPATEEEFFAILEKIKADGNYIPMAMGTKDLWEAATMGYQNIGPNYWKGEDGRLALLKGEQKLTDEPWVEPFRVLAKWKDYLGDGFEAQTYPDSQNLFTLGRAAIYPAGSWEIAGFNAQAEFKMGAFPPPVKNAGDTCYISDHNDIGIGLNAKSQNADAAKTFLTWVASPEFAEIYANALPGFFNLNSTPVKMTDPLAQEFVSWREKCKSTIRSTYQILSRGTPNLENETWVESANVINGTDTPEVAAKKLQDGLDSWFKPVK